A window of Nomascus leucogenys isolate Asia chromosome X, Asia_NLE_v1, whole genome shotgun sequence contains these coding sequences:
- the LOC115830452 gene encoding melanoma-associated antigen 3 gives MPLEQRSQHCSPEEGLEARGEALGLVGAQPPATEEQDAASSSSTLVEVTLGEVPAAESPDPPQSPQGASSLPTTINHTLGSQSDEDSSNQEEEGPSTFPDLESGFQAALRRKVAELVHFLLLKYRARELVTKAEMLGSVVGNWQRFFPVIFSKASNSLQLVFGIELMEVDPIGHLYILVTCLGLSYDGLLGDNQIMPKTGLLIIVLAIIAREGDCAPEEKIWEELSVLQVFEGREDSILADPKKLLTQDLVQENYLEYRQVPGSDPVCYEFLWGPRALVETSYVKVLHHMLKISGGPHISYPSLHEWALRGGEE, from the coding sequence ATGCCTCTTGAGCAGAGGAGTCAGCACTGCAGTCCTGAAGAAGGCCTTGAGGCCCGAGGGGAGGCCCTGGGCCTGGTGGGTGCGCAGCCTCCTGCTACTGAGGAGCAAGatgctgcctcctcctcttctacTCTAGTTGAAGTCACCCTGGGGGAGGTGCCTGCTGCCGAGTCACCAGATCCTCCCCAGAGTCCTCAGGGAGCCTCCAGCCTCCCCACTACCATCAACCACACTCTCGGGAGCCAATCCGATGAGGACTCCAGCAACCAAGAAGAGGAGGGGCCGAGCACCTTCCCCGACCTGGAGTCCGGCTTCCAAGCAGCACTCCGTAGGAAGGTGGCTGAGTTGGTTCATTTTCTGCTCCTCAAGTATCGAGCCAGGGAGCTGGTCACAAAGGCAGAAATGCTGGGGAGTGTCGTCGGAAATTGGCAGCGCTTCTTTCCTGTGATCTTCAGCAAAGCTTCCAATTCCTTGCAGCTGGTCTTTGGCATTGAGCTGATGGAAGTGGACCCCATCGGCCACTTGTACATCCTTgtcacctgcctgggcctctcctATGATGGCCTGCTGGGTGACAATCAGATCATGCCCAAGACAGGCCTCCTGATAATCGTCCTGGCCATAATCGCAAGAGAGGGTGACTGTGCCCCTGAGGAGAAAATCTGGGAGGAGCTGAGTGTGTTACAGGTGTTTGAGGGGAGGGAAGACAGTATCTTAGCGGATCCCAAGAAGCTGCTCACCCAAGATTTGGTGCAGGAAAACTACCTGGAGTACCGGCAGGTGCCCGGCAGTGATCCTGTATGCTACGAGTTCCTGTGGGGTCCAAGGGCCCTCGTTGAAACCAGCTATGTGAAAGTCCTGCACCATATGCTAAAGATCAGTGGAGGACCTCACATTTCCTACCCATCCCTGCATGAATGGGCTTTGAGAGGGGGGGAAGAGTGA